In Bacteroidota bacterium, one DNA window encodes the following:
- a CDS encoding AAA family ATPase, whose amino-acid sequence MKYSYCELVIGGVQNRNTVVNCESVQMPVGRTDCYRSVFDFDEDFSFWVNRTGSVKAYAGKHTAHALPFDFDCKDNLRAVQEETIKFCMYLDAHFGIDPNCLRIYYSGCKGFHVFLPIELFGAITPRYNFSQIAAGIVDDIAGTFTYMDDSIYSTTSLLRLPNTKNSKSGLFKIPLSYIELKSLDTEAIRKLAASPRLDFVFPAYECKELPTLVDLYQKWSKHDFTVKSKVQEESTERRSPKANFEELLRGVSDGARNRSAMQLCGTLIQRGMKEFEAEAILRMWNKHNEPPMSEQELIGVVEKAYARYADVSKGDLSEDIYSIQEAVEKYWQYSQRISERKVMTGYPILDSKLRGIAPGEVLVVQGKAGGGKSAGAQNFAHNYAKATGQPVLFFSMEMPIVSVVERAIQIELELQGATVEQSFIESTDGIPELAKMIFSKLPNLYTIEKSGLTIDKIRQYIEFAEQSIYQKKTGLVVIDYLGLVQGVGNNLYERVSSAARSIKDLAKQLDVPIIFLTQINKSKADNERPDINSSRDSGSIAEAADFMLSIWQDDEREVKSPEMVNVTITITKNRKGGKGDVPFMMNRKTMRFSEDSEPVLKKKPNALQTDPLSIGTSQPSLN is encoded by the coding sequence ATGAAGTACAGTTATTGTGAGTTAGTAATTGGTGGAGTGCAAAATCGTAATACGGTCGTCAACTGTGAGTCGGTGCAAATGCCAGTTGGTCGTACGGATTGCTATCGGTCAGTATTTGATTTTGATGAAGATTTCAGCTTCTGGGTTAATCGAACCGGATCGGTGAAGGCGTATGCAGGTAAACACACTGCTCATGCTTTGCCATTTGATTTTGATTGCAAGGATAATTTACGAGCAGTGCAGGAGGAAACGATTAAGTTCTGCATGTATCTCGATGCACATTTTGGCATTGATCCAAACTGCCTGCGCATCTATTATTCCGGGTGCAAAGGATTTCACGTGTTTTTACCAATTGAGCTATTCGGAGCGATTACGCCACGGTATAATTTCTCACAGATAGCAGCAGGAATCGTTGATGATATTGCAGGCACATTTACCTACATGGATGACTCCATTTATTCGACAACAAGTCTATTGCGCTTACCGAATACGAAAAATAGCAAGTCAGGTTTGTTCAAGATTCCCTTGTCATATATTGAACTGAAATCGCTGGATACTGAAGCGATCAGAAAGCTTGCAGCATCGCCAAGACTTGATTTTGTCTTCCCTGCGTATGAGTGTAAAGAGCTTCCAACGCTCGTTGATTTGTACCAAAAGTGGTCAAAGCATGACTTCACGGTGAAGTCGAAAGTACAAGAAGAAAGCACAGAGCGCCGATCTCCGAAGGCGAACTTTGAAGAGTTACTCCGAGGAGTATCTGACGGAGCACGAAATCGCTCGGCAATGCAATTGTGCGGAACCTTGATTCAGCGTGGGATGAAGGAATTTGAAGCCGAAGCTATTTTGCGAATGTGGAATAAACACAACGAACCGCCAATGTCAGAACAAGAATTGATTGGAGTCGTTGAAAAAGCCTATGCGCGATACGCAGATGTGTCAAAAGGTGATCTGAGCGAGGATATTTACAGCATACAGGAAGCAGTGGAAAAGTACTGGCAGTATTCTCAGCGGATTAGCGAACGTAAGGTTATGACGGGCTATCCGATTCTTGACAGCAAACTACGTGGCATTGCTCCCGGAGAAGTATTAGTAGTACAAGGCAAAGCTGGTGGCGGCAAATCTGCGGGAGCGCAGAATTTCGCGCATAACTATGCAAAGGCGACAGGTCAGCCAGTCTTGTTCTTCTCGATGGAAATGCCGATAGTTAGTGTCGTGGAACGTGCGATTCAGATTGAACTTGAATTGCAGGGTGCGACGGTGGAACAATCCTTCATCGAAAGCACTGACGGGATACCAGAACTGGCAAAGATGATATTCTCAAAGTTGCCGAATCTATATACGATTGAGAAAAGTGGCTTGACAATCGACAAGATTCGACAATACATCGAATTCGCCGAACAATCAATATACCAAAAAAAGACCGGGCTGGTCGTAATCGACTATCTTGGACTCGTACAGGGCGTGGGGAATAATCTTTACGAACGCGTATCGAGTGCTGCCAGAAGCATCAAGGATCTCGCCAAACAGCTGGATGTGCCGATCATATTCTTGACGCAGATAAACAAAAGTAAGGCAGATAACGAACGGCCAGATATTAACAGTAGCCGTGATTCGGGAAGCATAGCAGAAGCAGCTGATTTCATGCTGTCAATATGGCAGGATGATGAACGCGAAGTGAAGAGTCCAGAAATGGTAAACGTTACGATTACAATCACGAAGAACCGCAAAGGTGGCAAAGGCGACGTACCATTCATGATGAACCGGAAGACGATGCGTTTTAGTGAAGACTCTGAACCAGTCTTGAAAAAGAAGCCGAATGCTTTGCAAACAGATCCACTCTCAATCGGGACTTCACAGCCTTCGCTCAACTAA
- a CDS encoding PrsW family intramembrane metalloprotease encodes MPETEAKDPATEDLLQRLKGIFIEQTDEKHWYFRRPILAIFTALVAAVVVVNVFFIRPASLDHLSRLEQAKYYDDHNWPSHALAILDDLRTGDSLNIDNHFWLIDSHMSMPDEVKDDDSKKVTYRNDDSLTQHYYQWSRRSDQGQADIGFYCLGLIQSHLKHYPEALAAFASVKNRSLKYLNNSIGHVYLGIAMSHETANADSIRRAETFFRNEIALNGNLPGAASNLLKCLVLTDQWEEVVKVLSHDPRMLQYCPSEVFRLAYFNTNDFIGYINGLFRTLEVNLNWQGFIAALLILIAWLVYLRDIDLYGSEKWRYLIGTCVLGMLCSIIAFPLYDYLSHLIGSNYHSNILTDALYCVFGIGLIEESVKILPLLIGLLLFKDEIAEPIDFIIYASVSALGFAFVENLMYFERDAINIVHGRALISVFGHMFFSSIVAYGIILSRYKGKSRIRYGFLGGLLLAALCHGFFDFWLLSPAVKSASWISLVFMVFCVAQYAIFVSNALSISPYYSPDRKFSAHSLKIHLLYLLSSVLLIEYLFYSYAAGRSEGNDQLVASMFSGSFLMFWFSDRFGTIQADPSNWRVGAVALFRKEFRESELWESGMSALVFGVMFAFGFGFVKLVMHQPAYALIYAAQYIISGLFRSTDKDEKLYEAETSANRKVTLFIEKNGDQKILCVRCADVITNVIVCNGDGGKVLSQQCDGKAGEDQLITLPDLPPGKYTMSVDTDNGVETASFSIIE; translated from the coding sequence ATGCCTGAAACAGAAGCTAAAGATCCTGCAACTGAAGACCTACTGCAACGGCTGAAAGGCATCTTCATCGAGCAGACAGATGAAAAGCACTGGTACTTTCGCAGACCAATACTGGCTATCTTCACTGCATTAGTTGCAGCTGTCGTCGTTGTCAACGTCTTCTTTATACGTCCAGCATCACTTGATCATCTCAGCAGGCTCGAACAAGCCAAATATTACGACGATCACAATTGGCCGAGCCATGCTCTTGCGATCCTTGACGACTTACGAACTGGAGATTCGCTGAATATCGACAATCATTTCTGGCTAATTGATTCACATATGTCAATGCCGGATGAAGTCAAGGATGATGATTCAAAGAAAGTAACCTATCGGAATGATGATTCACTCACGCAACACTATTACCAATGGTCGAGGAGATCTGATCAAGGCCAAGCCGACATCGGGTTCTATTGCTTAGGATTGATTCAAAGCCATTTGAAGCATTACCCAGAAGCACTTGCCGCGTTCGCCAGCGTCAAAAATAGGTCGCTCAAATATCTCAACAATTCCATTGGTCATGTGTATCTGGGTATAGCGATGTCACATGAAACAGCTAACGCAGATTCGATACGACGAGCCGAAACGTTCTTCCGGAATGAAATAGCATTGAATGGCAATCTTCCCGGCGCTGCAAGCAATCTGCTTAAATGCTTGGTCCTTACTGATCAGTGGGAGGAAGTCGTAAAGGTTCTGAGCCATGATCCTCGAATGCTTCAATATTGCCCTTCAGAAGTTTTCAGGCTTGCATATTTCAATACGAATGACTTCATTGGGTATATCAACGGACTGTTCAGGACATTGGAGGTCAATTTGAATTGGCAGGGTTTTATTGCAGCATTACTGATCCTAATAGCATGGCTTGTCTATCTTCGTGATATTGATCTGTATGGATCCGAAAAATGGCGGTATTTGATCGGTACGTGTGTATTGGGTATGCTTTGCTCGATCATCGCCTTTCCATTGTACGATTATCTCAGTCATCTCATCGGAAGTAACTATCACTCGAATATCCTGACAGATGCTCTTTACTGTGTTTTTGGGATAGGACTGATCGAGGAAAGTGTAAAGATCCTGCCATTATTGATCGGCTTGCTCTTATTCAAGGATGAAATAGCTGAACCAATCGACTTCATCATATATGCTTCGGTTTCCGCGCTTGGATTTGCATTCGTGGAGAACTTGATGTATTTTGAAAGAGATGCTATCAACATTGTTCATGGCAGGGCATTGATCAGTGTGTTCGGCCATATGTTCTTCTCTTCAATTGTCGCATACGGGATCATTCTTTCAAGGTACAAAGGAAAGTCGCGGATTCGATATGGGTTCTTGGGCGGTCTTCTTCTTGCAGCACTTTGTCATGGCTTCTTTGATTTCTGGCTCCTGAGTCCGGCTGTGAAGAGCGCCAGCTGGATCAGTCTTGTCTTCATGGTGTTCTGTGTGGCGCAGTATGCAATATTTGTTTCGAATGCGTTAAGCATCTCACCATACTACTCGCCTGATCGGAAGTTCTCGGCACATAGCTTGAAGATTCATCTTCTTTATCTGCTTAGCTCCGTTTTGCTCATCGAGTATCTGTTCTATTCCTACGCAGCAGGGCGTTCAGAAGGGAATGATCAACTTGTTGCGTCCATGTTCAGCGGTAGCTTCCTGATGTTCTGGTTCTCAGACAGATTTGGGACAATTCAGGCAGACCCTTCGAACTGGCGAGTTGGTGCGGTCGCGTTGTTCAGAAAGGAATTCAGAGAGTCTGAGCTATGGGAATCTGGGATGAGTGCCCTTGTCTTCGGAGTTATGTTCGCTTTCGGCTTTGGCTTTGTTAAGCTTGTCATGCATCAGCCAGCATACGCATTGATCTATGCTGCACAATATATTATTAGCGGTCTCTTTCGTTCAACGGACAAAGATGAGAAACTATATGAAGCAGAAACAAGCGCGAACAGGAAGGTAACATTGTTCATTGAGAAGAATGGCGATCAGAAGATCTTATGTGTTCGCTGCGCCGATGTGATCACGAATGTGATTGTCTGCAACGGTGATGGTGGCAAAGTATTGTCACAACAGTGCGATGGGAAGGCAGGAGAAGATCAATTGATCACATTGCCGGACCTGCCGCCCGGAAAATACACAATGAGCGTTGATACTGACAATGGCGTTGAGACGGCATCGTTCTCGATCATTGAGTGA
- a CDS encoding T9SS type A sorting domain-containing protein produces the protein MADTLQHMLGMNFNWWGFAGSDSAVKFTLQSQPIDDTSYHVADPFYYDTTHAPVLVAPYSILLSAAYGVDVRVYLPGTSDKTSEYTYGWKNKAGSLISPSDPEWFVDTAGIPSGQYILSDLSGVLGVNADATIDPYTPGGWGQPVLNPTHVGSYSYELVYYFAPTDTSSVGDNDALYSVEYWIRKASDTGYVLIVADTITKAKYRTLSIASTQAAGHFITAEYLAKWTGQQSHNYKIQKRILNVRSYYEDGRDVGDFGRPPSVDVRVRTFHKLPIYVRLLRIRDWVGQRLLTRAAESQLYFPIYHLLHYLNNDSIASWTVGNEIDVKAFHAWSYLNDQCVRLHAPRANVLAPISYELLQRVMHDQMEYSNGTNIYPANLWHEWTPFTGEGWRTAWDTTSSGYPKRYWAYQSSQSYPSTPMPFPFAPAGDTVKPFLKGISIMNDYTSYTYHWQNDIIGYNSDMFGGGRGDAQTQFNRSQACYLYDVQHPQPYLLMAQANPFRWTIRRWATDDALHSGDSVLYGLVYDSVRAYWKTQGKSDWDAHVLAAAKADTNVDSLYNRRVVVPYLNRHAGTNVYCEDSMFDPIWINRATTAAEADYQFWSGVQHGMKGYVVNIAYDDRQIQNGIIFDTTGFGGRDSLVRSQDRTCITIQQCDIKLAGSDSIYIRHSADSTGAWYCNTYRYTELPPGFKEMYPTFRSIINEELAPIVHTLAGLSWKGALSWHMRDSTPTNLAILPIRNVRSATLTGSVDSDAETYVDIGISKLPSDSTATYITLLNRRLWCDPLDTLTTDYRTISFIVDSTKFGKAFASVSDWRVTDVSGQVHDTTISAHDTFSFTVKPGQGKLFRIAPAIGLQLGQMATNTYNNARHIAAVETDTSTTRFLTTYQRSGKIVVSYPVETPSGISKRSVASPVDTIIDGSGLCSTPAIAYNKPNNKIGLVYAVTHYDTHSGHNDTIVIYHTQTTNTLPYAFIPAVRLDSFTVHNSGSDIPFEAAPAIVPANNSTNTFWISWRHPSLGGQLTLVNTSGSKLASTTFAATSSGEPKFISLATHTPLDTVHLAWEEYTGWGSADIFYMNAVYGSGSITKSAIKNISNFIANTGCDNDHFPQITVDKHGRAGVIWEESEPQFIRGGVTIQKQSAVERERDPLNGWLGSAIKFVVVRDTLPAGIGYSAHLFPNVAMMSDSVYFDDNGAWGSIWRRFMWHDSISGVFGFAQWGRNDSTGGTPLQHGWETFKMIEPSLEPAMAMYHRRNDIPRPVLYREITDKAGSVAKISQYDFPLAPVSQTKLPQFRISLIPNLYCKGVVGGSMSSIVIKHDSSQTAVGMSDLALSSNTVDVSSPIGWDDNRYNSELFALSAGDTLSYDRYFQVGTYTAGDTSAIAASLADSNDFAKVRILLRSNGTNALVAVLDSVNLSKRYGVTQSIAVGGSTHGSYYVSSAPVGLVYMSIEASRGNVADSFSVNNCVVMDGDYLDMIAPDAPSYKTISQPTSTVVERKDPLVTIVPNPFTSSTTVSVTVEKDAPLNVTLFDALGRKVMELTNALATTDKYTYQLSADQLTSGSYYVRVQSGMGVATRKIELIK, from the coding sequence GTGGCAGATACGCTCCAGCACATGCTTGGTATGAACTTCAATTGGTGGGGATTCGCAGGAAGCGATTCGGCAGTCAAATTCACATTGCAATCGCAACCAATTGATGACACGAGCTACCATGTCGCCGATCCATTCTACTATGACACGACACATGCGCCCGTATTAGTCGCACCATACTCCATCCTGCTTTCTGCAGCATACGGCGTAGACGTTCGTGTGTACCTGCCCGGAACGAGCGACAAGACAAGTGAGTACACGTACGGATGGAAGAATAAGGCTGGGAGCTTGATTTCACCGTCAGATCCGGAATGGTTTGTGGACACCGCAGGAATACCTTCAGGTCAATATATCTTGAGTGATCTTTCTGGTGTTCTGGGCGTGAACGCCGACGCGACGATTGATCCCTATACTCCGGGCGGATGGGGTCAACCAGTTCTCAATCCAACACACGTAGGAAGCTATTCATACGAACTGGTTTATTATTTTGCTCCGACGGATACGTCATCGGTTGGAGACAATGACGCTCTATATTCGGTTGAGTATTGGATAAGGAAGGCGAGTGATACAGGCTATGTGCTAATAGTTGCCGATACGATAACGAAGGCCAAATACCGGACGTTATCCATCGCAAGCACTCAAGCGGCTGGACATTTCATCACAGCTGAATACCTTGCCAAGTGGACGGGACAGCAAAGTCATAATTACAAAATTCAGAAGCGAATCCTGAATGTCCGGAGCTACTACGAGGACGGAAGAGATGTTGGAGACTTTGGTAGACCACCTTCAGTAGATGTTCGCGTTCGCACTTTTCACAAGTTGCCAATCTACGTTCGACTGTTACGAATTCGGGATTGGGTAGGTCAACGTCTTCTTACTCGTGCTGCCGAGTCTCAGCTATATTTTCCAATATACCATCTCCTACACTATCTAAATAACGATTCAATTGCATCTTGGACGGTCGGCAATGAAATTGACGTAAAGGCATTTCATGCTTGGTCGTATTTGAATGATCAATGTGTGCGACTTCATGCACCGAGAGCCAATGTTCTTGCACCGATCTCCTACGAGCTATTGCAACGAGTTATGCATGACCAAATGGAATATTCTAATGGCACGAATATCTATCCGGCAAATCTTTGGCATGAATGGACTCCATTCACAGGGGAGGGTTGGAGAACGGCGTGGGATACGACCAGCAGTGGTTATCCTAAACGGTATTGGGCCTATCAGTCATCCCAGAGCTATCCATCAACACCAATGCCTTTTCCATTCGCTCCTGCAGGGGATACTGTAAAGCCATTTCTTAAGGGCATCTCAATTATGAATGACTACACAAGCTACACGTATCATTGGCAGAACGACATTATCGGTTACAATTCAGACATGTTCGGGGGCGGACGCGGAGATGCACAGACGCAGTTTAACCGAAGTCAGGCTTGCTACCTGTACGATGTGCAACATCCACAACCATACCTTCTAATGGCACAAGCAAATCCGTTCCGATGGACGATCCGTCGATGGGCAACCGACGATGCACTTCATTCGGGAGATTCTGTACTGTACGGTCTTGTATATGATTCGGTGAGAGCCTATTGGAAGACACAAGGCAAAAGCGATTGGGATGCTCACGTTCTCGCCGCAGCCAAAGCGGATACGAATGTTGATTCACTTTACAATCGGCGAGTTGTCGTCCCGTATCTGAATCGGCATGCTGGTACAAACGTCTACTGCGAGGACTCGATGTTTGACCCGATTTGGATCAACCGAGCTACAACTGCTGCAGAAGCGGATTATCAATTTTGGAGCGGCGTTCAGCACGGTATGAAGGGGTATGTAGTGAACATTGCGTACGATGATCGCCAAATCCAAAATGGAATAATATTCGACACCACTGGCTTTGGCGGTAGAGATAGTTTAGTTAGATCGCAAGACAGGACGTGTATCACAATCCAGCAGTGCGACATCAAGCTTGCTGGTTCCGACTCGATTTACATTCGGCACTCTGCCGATTCAACGGGAGCGTGGTATTGTAACACCTATCGCTATACTGAGCTTCCTCCCGGTTTTAAAGAGATGTATCCAACCTTCAGGTCGATTATCAATGAAGAACTTGCTCCTATTGTGCACACACTTGCCGGACTAAGTTGGAAGGGCGCATTATCATGGCATATGCGTGATTCGACTCCGACAAATCTTGCGATACTTCCAATCAGGAACGTTCGTTCTGCGACACTGACGGGATCAGTTGATTCAGATGCGGAGACATACGTTGATATTGGAATTAGCAAACTTCCTTCCGACTCGACGGCGACATACATAACACTACTGAATCGGCGACTCTGGTGTGATCCTCTCGATACGCTTACTACAGACTACCGTACGATCTCGTTCATTGTTGATTCGACCAAATTTGGTAAGGCGTTTGCATCTGTATCTGATTGGCGTGTCACAGATGTATCAGGGCAAGTGCATGATACAACGATCTCTGCCCATGACACATTCTCCTTCACAGTTAAACCCGGTCAAGGAAAGCTTTTCCGCATCGCGCCAGCGATTGGTCTGCAACTTGGGCAAATGGCAACAAACACATACAACAATGCCAGACACATTGCTGCGGTTGAAACGGACACGAGCACCACTCGCTTCTTAACGACGTATCAACGTTCTGGAAAGATCGTGGTCAGCTACCCGGTCGAAACACCGAGCGGTATTTCCAAACGCTCTGTCGCGTCACCAGTAGATACGATTATTGATGGCTCAGGCTTATGCTCGACACCCGCAATCGCCTACAACAAGCCGAACAACAAGATCGGTCTCGTGTATGCTGTGACGCACTATGATACTCATAGTGGTCATAATGATACAATTGTTATTTATCACACCCAGACCACGAATACGCTGCCGTATGCATTTATTCCGGCAGTGAGACTGGACTCGTTTACAGTGCATAATTCAGGATCTGATATTCCATTTGAAGCTGCACCAGCGATTGTTCCAGCTAATAATAGCACCAACACGTTCTGGATCTCATGGAGACATCCATCGCTCGGTGGTCAGCTGACACTTGTAAATACTTCTGGTAGCAAATTGGCAAGCACAACTTTTGCAGCCACATCTTCCGGCGAACCAAAATTCATTTCATTGGCTACACATACGCCATTGGATACGGTGCATCTGGCATGGGAAGAATATACAGGGTGGGGATCCGCTGATATTTTCTACATGAACGCCGTCTATGGCAGTGGATCAATAACAAAATCAGCGATCAAGAACATCTCGAATTTCATTGCGAATACAGGCTGTGATAATGATCATTTCCCACAAATCACGGTAGACAAGCATGGTCGAGCAGGTGTGATCTGGGAAGAGAGCGAACCTCAGTTCATTCGCGGTGGAGTGACAATTCAGAAGCAGTCAGCTGTTGAACGAGAACGAGACCCTTTGAATGGCTGGTTGGGGTCGGCTATCAAATTCGTTGTTGTTCGAGATACGCTTCCGGCTGGCATAGGTTATTCGGCCCATTTGTTCCCAAATGTGGCAATGATGAGCGATAGTGTGTACTTCGATGACAATGGAGCATGGGGTTCGATATGGAGAAGGTTTATGTGGCATGATTCCATCTCAGGAGTATTCGGGTTTGCCCAATGGGGACGAAATGATTCGACTGGCGGTACTCCATTGCAACACGGCTGGGAGACGTTCAAGATGATCGAGCCATCGCTCGAACCTGCGATGGCAATGTATCATCGACGAAATGACATTCCAAGGCCAGTGCTTTATCGGGAAATTACTGATAAGGCAGGTTCAGTCGCAAAGATCAGCCAGTACGATTTTCCGCTTGCACCTGTGTCACAAACGAAGCTGCCGCAGTTTAGGATCAGTCTCATCCCGAATCTATATTGCAAAGGCGTAGTAGGCGGAAGCATGAGTTCAATTGTGATCAAGCATGATAGTAGTCAAACGGCAGTTGGCATGAGCGACCTTGCTCTGTCATCTAATACAGTAGATGTCTCATCGCCGATAGGCTGGGATGACAATCGGTACAATTCGGAATTATTTGCATTGTCAGCAGGCGATACTCTTTCCTATGACCGCTATTTTCAGGTCGGCACGTATACAGCCGGGGATACTTCGGCGATAGCTGCATCGCTTGCAGATTCGAATGATTTTGCGAAGGTGAGAATACTACTGAGAAGTAACGGTACAAATGCTCTCGTGGCTGTTCTCGACTCGGTAAATCTGTCTAAGCGCTATGGAGTTACACAATCAATCGCCGTTGGAGGAAGCACACACGGTTCATACTATGTATCAAGCGCCCCCGTCGGACTTGTGTACATGAGCATTGAAGCTTCACGTGGGAATGTCGCCGATTCGTTCAGCGTCAACAACTGCGTCGTGATGGACGGTGATTATTTGGACATGATTGCTCCAGACGCGCCGAGCTATAAGACAATTTCGCAGCCAACATCGACAGTTGTTGAACGAAAGGATCCACTCGTTACAATTGTACCGAATCCATTCACTTCCTCAACAACCGTCTCTGTCACCGTTGAGAAGGATGCGCCACTGAACGTCACACTATTCGACGCGCTCGGAAGAAAAGTTATGGAGTTGACAAATGCTCTTGCAACCACTGACAAGTATACGTACCAGCTGTCAGCCGATCAGTTGACGTCTGGCTCCTACTACGTCCGTGTTCAAAGCGGCATGGGAGTTGCTACTCGCAAGATCGAACTGATCAAGTAG
- a CDS encoding helix-turn-helix transcriptional regulator, translating into MDARKIIGINIRRFRKEIDWTQEKLAVRLKVSNEFISRLEHGTEYPSIRLLEQMAKLVDHKLFEFFIEH; encoded by the coding sequence ATGGACGCAAGGAAAATCATAGGGATCAACATTCGGCGATTCAGGAAGGAAATCGACTGGACTCAAGAGAAACTTGCGGTCAGACTTAAAGTCTCAAACGAATTCATCAGTAGGCTCGAACACGGTACTGAATATCCAAGCATTAGGCTGTTGGAGCAAATGGCAAAGCTCGTTGATCACAAACTTTTCGAGTTCTTCATCGAACATTGA
- a CDS encoding T9SS type A sorting domain-containing protein, whose translation MPKLSAQGAADPNAIDLSGSMDTIAVGNDLSGFLNIGRQNSDQWEDFIIKGNSDSATIRYGGDLILDSSPAPCIGCAVGCNPVLFGDFNGDGIGDIIDALFNAVYLGVNSSMHFGSSYSSRLAFHGSLQRFIGAVHFDQVSFTDLLSQGSDGLHNFILRYTGSKEFGSMPFMFANDSLVLDKPSLYAMWTMVTGEFRSVHESSVLFTDGPRTYMVNMANHHLHDNPIKLISDSANGGIVVKSMYATDITGDGVTDLIVSDGLRLYIFKGDESFGTVALSPENAFYTIKSPRLTDFGNYGFLNPDFGLQMRAVGDLSGSGVPYLAVTTSQSAGGISANYIFFYAGGKALDSLFDASIKIECNGLGNIDTLHTINTSGRTVCLVNDFLDANANHQDLDLLVSRNCETIPHRTNPAMDGSVLWRSPEQNTVVMSPSLADKFSRCNISTSISGDGTLTVFNLLGNSVAKRAVILDGNHDIAYFNTEGWPTGTYVVRLEINGFQVSTKFIVHH comes from the coding sequence GTGCCAAAGCTATCTGCTCAAGGCGCTGCAGATCCGAATGCGATTGATTTGAGCGGCAGCATGGATACAATCGCTGTCGGAAATGACTTGTCTGGATTCTTGAACATCGGAAGGCAGAATAGTGATCAGTGGGAGGACTTCATAATCAAGGGAAACTCTGATTCTGCGACAATCCGGTACGGAGGTGATTTGATTCTTGACTCAAGTCCTGCACCGTGTATCGGTTGCGCAGTCGGCTGTAACCCAGTGTTGTTCGGAGATTTTAATGGGGATGGGATTGGCGATATTATTGATGCTCTCTTTAATGCAGTATATCTGGGAGTTAATTCGAGCATGCACTTTGGCTCGTCGTACTCGTCACGTCTTGCGTTTCATGGTAGTCTTCAGAGATTTATTGGTGCCGTCCATTTCGATCAGGTGTCATTCACTGACCTCTTATCTCAAGGTTCGGATGGCCTGCATAATTTCATTTTGCGTTACACAGGCAGTAAAGAGTTCGGATCAATGCCATTCATGTTTGCAAATGATTCTCTTGTCCTTGATAAGCCGTCACTTTATGCAATGTGGACTATGGTCACAGGTGAGTTCAGGTCAGTCCATGAGTCTTCGGTGCTGTTCACGGATGGGCCGCGGACGTACATGGTTAACATGGCAAACCATCACTTACACGATAATCCGATTAAACTAATCTCCGATAGCGCGAATGGTGGCATCGTAGTTAAGAGTATGTATGCTACAGACATTACCGGAGATGGAGTGACCGATCTGATTGTTTCCGATGGACTAAGACTCTATATCTTCAAGGGTGATGAAAGCTTTGGAACTGTCGCACTTTCACCAGAAAACGCCTTCTACACGATCAAGTCGCCGCGTCTAACCGACTTCGGAAACTACGGCTTTCTTAACCCAGATTTTGGTCTGCAAATGAGAGCAGTTGGTGATCTTTCCGGAAGCGGCGTTCCGTATCTGGCAGTCACTACTTCCCAATCGGCTGGTGGTATATCAGCAAACTACATATTCTTTTATGCTGGTGGAAAAGCGCTTGATAGTCTCTTTGATGCTTCCATCAAAATCGAGTGTAACGGTCTGGGCAACATAGATACGCTGCATACCATCAACACGAGCGGACGAACTGTATGTCTGGTGAATGATTTCCTTGATGCAAATGCAAACCATCAGGATCTTGACCTGCTTGTATCGCGAAATTGCGAAACCATTCCTCATCGGACGAATCCTGCTATGGATGGATCAGTGCTATGGAGAAGTCCCGAACAGAACACAGTGGTAATGTCGCCGTCGCTGGCAGACAAGTTTAGCAGATGTAACATTAGCACGTCGATCAGTGGAGACGGTACGCTGACTGTCTTTAACCTGCTTGGAAATAGCGTCGCAAAGAGAGCGGTTATACTGGACGGAAATCACGATATTGCCTATTTTAATACCGAAGGATGGCCGACCGGGACGTATGTTGTTCGGCTTGAAATAAACGGCTTCCAAGTATCGACCAAGTTCATTGTTCATCATTGA